The window TCTTATAAGctggtcaacggtcaaaagtcaggtcaaatgcaggaaaaattgggtcaacgccggtcaaaagtcagtAATTCTGTTAAAATctgtcataagtcggtcaaatcaatcaaaattgacttagtttagtattccattttgtattatattaacgctaatagtatttataggtacaaacttgtcaacgaataTTTGTTAGCtctcaaatatgtgtaaatatatatttatatatacaaaagtcaacattagtcaacatccgtttcgaccccgtctcggccccgttttttccgttgcgacgttttgaggtcgctaccgtttcggccccgtctcgcgtctttttcaaccatgtgtatatgtatatatatttcatttagAAACAGATATGTGCGATATACggagttaaataattaataatattttcttttaattgtaaaataaatacatttatgaCATCACTTAGTATGGTTagaattttttctttttctttttaatttttttcgtAACAAAAGaaatagcctaataatgacatcatcattatagcattttaatataAACTATagatttcaaaaattatatgtgtaaatatagaagaaaaccataaacataaacataaactttaacgtaattgtctaaaattgttcgttttgttcaaaaactctaaagttctagtttaaattcatgttaaaattttgACCAACATTGATTTTGaatgactttgattaccaaattcaatTTTGACCCGCCAATCGACGTTGACCGATTGATTAAACGGATTTTGGAAAATCAGAACGAATTCCTCTTAAAAATGAGTAAccgggattaatcggcgagtaatcgggtgttTTACAACAGTGCCTTTAGTATCAAAACCCTCATACGAAACACCTCTAAATAGTATAGGTACCCTAGGAGTGTTCATTGATCCAGTTTAATTGGTTCGAACTGTTTTCGTTTTGAAACATTTGGGAGCAAATTGAAAAATGAATATAAATTATCTCTACATACTATTAGAGAAAGTTGGAGTACTATTGCTGAATAGTACCCTCTTCAAAGCTTTAAATACTTGTACATTGATCTTTAAAAGTTGTACCTACAATGGGTACTACTACGCTACagtgatttttttttattattatttttttaacatcCCCTACAAATTTTCCTAAAGGCCCGCACAACAATGCTGTCTCGATTTTTTTTACACTATCTTCTCTATATACTATTAGAGAAAGTTGGGTACTATTGGTATTGGTGAATAGTACCCCTTCAAAGCTTTAAATACTCGTACATTAACCTTTAAAAGTTGTACCCACAAGGGGTACTACTACGCtacattgattttttttttttaacatccccTTACTTCCCCTACAACTTTTTTTAAAGGCCCGCACAACAACGCTGTCTCGATTTTTTTTACACTATTTTTCCTCACAAAAAATgtaatctatattattattattattattattattattattattattattattattattattattattattatatattttttttttactatttccTAAACATCCTAAGCTGTGTCATTTCATATCACTATCAAATTGGCTCACATTCGACCTTCTCATTGTTAAAGCCGAATACCATAAATGGGATAACCAAATCGTGactaatttataaataaaaaaaacgcaTTCTTAAATGTCAGCTTCGTAGTCGCTCAAAGCCCTCAGCGAAGCGTGGGGCACACAACTAGTTTaagggtatgtttggcaaaactagctggaagctgcaagcgtttagctgcaggcgtttagctgcaagcgtttagctgcaagcgtttagctgAAAGCGTTTAGCTGAATTTAATTGTTTGGAAAAGTAGCTGGAGCTGTTATAAAttaagtaaaatgacaaaaatggaCACTAGAAAAAATACTTGAATATCATTATTTTAGTTTAATAAAACATAGTCATTACCaaataaccgaaaacatatataatactactaatgaCGAAAACATATACTCAGTATAATATTGTTacgtattgtaacataaaaactacGTACATATATAGATGACgctacaaaataaaaataatatatttaatatatacaaatatagatgATGGTACAAAatgaaaataatatattttatagcATCAAAATGTGAGTACTAGTGGATGCTTTCAATATCTGTTTGATTTACGTAAGATAAATTCCTAATATTTTATAAGGGTATTTAAGTAATCAAAATAGCAAAAGCTCTTTTTAATTTCAAACGCTACATCATCTAGCGTTTTGTTTTCTAGCTTTTTCAACCCATTAAGAGCTTTTACGTTGGTTGAGCCAAACACAGCTATTTAATTTACAGAAGCTTTTTCTTAAAAACTAAAAGCTAAACGCTCAAAAAAGCTTCAAAAAGCTAGCTCCCAAACATACCCTAAAACTAAACTCGAAATGAAAACAAAATTTGAAATCCCTTTTAGTTAAAactgaaaaacaaaaatattacatTTTAACCAAAATATTCATAAAATCATAAAATCAATTTAGAATTCGATTTTGGATTTTGAAATCGATTTAAAGACtacatatattaataaattaatatattattacttgaATTCAGTTTAActaatttaataaagtaaaatcgAAAGCGGACTAAACGCCGATTTAAGATATCGATACCAGTGTTGTAAATAACCCCGATTACTCCCCATTAATCCCGCTTTTCCTTATTAAGAAAAGTGCATTCTGATTTTCCAAAGTTcgtttagttaattaattaatcaatCAACGCCGGTTAATGAGTCATAATCGGATTTGTAAGTAGATCAAAGTCAAAATTGATCAACATATTAAAGTTCATGTTAAAGTTTAAAAAAACATTTTttgaaaatatttttaaaatttattgttttcttctatatttacacatacaattttgaaatatattatttaaatataaaaaatacAATTTCATTAATTTCCGAATTGCCGATTACTCATTCTAAATTTCGGACCGATTAATCCAGAATAACGAGTTTTGCAACGTTGTTGAACTATACAACTGAAAATCAAAGTTACATTCAATTTAGCTCCTTCCAATTAATTTTCGAATAATATTGTTGGTGATAAATGCGGAATTGATCTCGATTCGATTAGATGTTTATTATGCAACAACGACCTTAAGGACCTCGAGCATGCGTTATTGAATTGTACCTATGCTAATGATATATGAAATAGGGTGTTTCGTTGGATGGATATTAAAATCCATAACTTTGTATCGCTCCGATAGATTTTGCAAGGCAATACGGGTTCAAGTTCAACATCAGTAAAGAACTTCGGCCAAGCTTGTATATGGGTAACTGCATACATAATATGGAAAAACCGAAACCGTAAACTTTTTCGTAAATCTTTCTTAACGGGTTCGCTGGCACTCTAAGAAATTCAAGTGCGGAGCTATGAATGGATTTTGGGTCGGGCAAAGGCAAAAAATTTTAATTGGTTACAATGGATTTCAAACCCGAGCTACTTCGATGACCACATATAGTTTTCAAAGCTTACATTTATGTTCGAGTTTCTTTTCAGTTTTATAAATGTATAGTTAGCTTTATGCATATTTTAGGGTTTCCTGTTGTACTTTTAGTGATTTATAATATCATTGATGGcttttctaaaatatatatatatatatatatatatatatatatatatatatatatatatatatatatatatatatatatatatatatatatatataggggcacgatccatgaataagcttaaaaggagtacaaaccggataagcaaaataaaaatttttttttttgaatttttttttacattcataaatctgcattaaaatgcacctctaatcaatttttttcataaaaaaaagttcaaaatccttcaaaaatcgatgatgaatggtaaaattaactattcatcgggttaatttatcattcatcttgtttacgattaatgataaaattaatcaatgctaaaaaaaaccagatgaatggttaaattaaccattcatctgtttttttatcattcatcataaacagatgaatggttaaattaaccattcatctgtttttttttagtattgattaattttatcattcatcgcgaacaaaaatgaatgataaattaaccagatgaatggttaatttttaccattcatcatcgatgtttaccattcatcatcgatgtttaccattcatcatcgattttcgaacaattttgttcaaaaactttttaaaattttttcgttttcttctatttgcatattaaaggatcgtttttttttttaaaaaaaatttgaaattttacttatccagtttgtgcctcatttagtgcttatccatggattggtccactatatatatatatatatatatatatatatatatatatatatatatatatatatatatatatatatatatatatatatatatatatatagggtgaggatccatggagaactcatggtagtagagaactcatggaactcgtgcagattcactaaatctgcgtgcagattcacatatttttttttttttgcagatttttttttctgttcagattttttttttttgcagattcagtcaatctgcgtgcagattaacgattttttcccatttttttttttttacagatcgactttttttcagttttttttatgcaggtcgagtcaatctgcgtttttttttttgcagtttttttttttttttgcagatcaacttttttctgtgcagatttgacTTTTTTTTTGTGCAGACATTTTTTtgcagtattttttttttttttgcagattcattTTTTTTTCCTGTGCAGATTCGCTGTTTTTTTTTCCAGTTTGTATTTTTTttcatagattgaagctcaatctccacatagattgaagttcaatctatgagttctatgagttctctacatactctagttctctagggatcttttcactatatatatatatatatatatatatatatatatatatatatatatatatatatatatatatatatatataaccaatggggctttgcctcattggtcaccatgttaacatggtgttcgaggagaccagggttcgagtctcgggggggggggattttcgtgaattaacttcgtgagctaaccactaacattgcctttcaaaaaaaaaaaaatatatatatatatatatatatatatatatatatatatattgtaggtgATAACGAACTTGTAATGTAACTTATACCATAAAatcaaaaaaattaaaattataaaataacctTCAAGCCGGCATATAAGTTAAAATCAAATTAATAAACGTAATATTCTTGTTCAGTTGTTCGGACAGATTTGTTTAAAACTTCATTCATTCATATTTTTGTCTTCTCTGATTTCCATGGCTGCTGCTCTGAGTAATTTCAAGGTGATTTTCGCGggtcaacagcaacaacaaccgaaACCTTTCAAACTTCTAAAATTCAGCTTACAAATTTCTCAATCAGGGAGACGATCGCATACCAGCATTAAAAATTCATTAATTGGTAAGCAGTTATCTATTCATTGActttatattcaaaaattatgtttccaatttgGTAACTACTCAACAGAATGCCCTAAATTGTATAACCACATGTGATTTGAAAAGGTATTGGCCTATTGGGTCCAAATTCAAGTATGGCTTTTAGGTGTTGCTTCTATTTGCATTAAAATTGATTAATTAGAATAATTTTTTCAGTGTTTGGTAAACAGTAATTAATGTGATTAGTTTTTGAGTAACTGGTAAAACATTTttgttataaaactaataattaattatagggataaaaatgttaatattcatATTTCTTAAGCTAACATTTTACTTTTACTTGATGGTTGCAGAACATGCTCATGTACACGACATCCCACTTCTTTCTGCTTCAGAGGTATACTCCGTCTACATCCGCTAAATTTAGCTATTGTGTATTTGtgttttgattttatatattttttagaaTTTAGGTATATAGAAAATATAAATAAGGCATGCTGAAATGCGTTAACTGCGTTAAGTTTTAACATAAATTTATGACATCAAACCGGTATTGATGTGTCAAGTTATTAAAAGTCAACATGGTCAAAGTGACCGACATCAGGTGTTTACATCACCATCTTGATCTTTTTGATCAGGATTTTCGAAAGTTACAGCCTTTTGAATCTTGAAACATAAACATGACCGAACTATGCTGCCTTATTGTATGATCTACCTCAATGAAATTTAGGAAGTCGAATTAAGATTTCGTATAAAAAGCTCACTTTGATGATCTGATTTCGTTGAAGGCAATAGAAAGATTATCGAAAAGTCGAGAAAGTTACAAAAGCACACAACGATATTTGGCTATGTATTCGAGTGTTTTTGGTGGAATCACAACTGATCAAAGTGCAATGGTGATTCCTATGGATGATCATATGGTTCATAGAGGACATGGCGTTTTTGATACAGCAGCCATAGTCGATGGGTTAGTTAGTTATTCAACCTTTTACATATTctaaatggtaaaaataaaattttatgaaCAGTAATTTGTGTGAAATTATAATTAAGAGCAAACAATAAAAGTAGTCTTTTATGAAATTTTAACTTACATCTGTTTGTGGTGTGTGTTTATATACTGCAGATGCTTATATGAGTTGGAGCAACACCTTGATCGGTTCCTAGGTTCAGCAAAACAGGCGAAAATAAACCCTCCTTTCGATAAACAAACGATTAAAACAATACTTGTACAAACGGTGAGTGCTTCATCTTGTCGAAACGGGTCGTTAAGATACTGGCTCTCATCGGGTCCCGGTGATTTCCAGCTCTCTCCCACAGGCTGCCACCAATCAACTCTATACGCAATTGTCATCCAAGACCAATCACCTCCTAATTACAGTGGCATAAAAGTAATTACATCTTCTATTCCAATAAAACCACCACAGTTTGCCATCATGAAGAGCGTAAACTATCTTCCGAACGTTCTTTCGAAAATGGAAGCGGAAGAAAACGGTGCGTATGCTGCAATTTGGTTGGATCAACAAGGTTTTGTTGCAGAAGGGCCGAGCATGAATGTGGCGTTTGTTACGCACGAGAACGAACTTTTGATGCCTCGTTTTGAAAAAATACTTAGTGGGTGTACAGCAAAAAGGGTGTTGGAGCTTGCGGGTAATTTGGTAAAAGAAGAGAAGGTTAGAGGGATAAAAGTACGAGATGTGACGGTTGAGGAAGGGAAACGAGCACAAGAAATGATGTTGATTGGTAGCGGAGTTCTTGTTCGACCCGTTTTGCAATGGGATAATCAGGTTATAGGCAAAggtaagaaattttttttttttttcacccaTATACTTGGCATGTATGAATATAGGACAATTCTGACCCAGTTACTTATAAATGGGTTGGTTTGGGTTAACTTGTATCTCTGAAGACTCAAATAGGTACAACTGGGTAAAATAGAAATGGGTCCAAGGGGTTGAGGTGGCCAAAGTGTATTTTAATTTTtccttatatatacacttatatattatatatcattttATTCGTAACTCTGGATCATTATTGAAATTATATAGCTTTGTGATCCTGTCTGATGCactatagttaaaaaaaaaaaaaaaaaaaaaaaaaaaaagtctgatATCTGAAGTTCGAAATTGTCTTGGGTAAATATTTTAACCATCA of the Rutidosis leptorrhynchoides isolate AG116_Rl617_1_P2 chromosome 5, CSIRO_AGI_Rlap_v1, whole genome shotgun sequence genome contains:
- the LOC139848263 gene encoding D-amino-acid transaminase, chloroplastic-like yields the protein MYSSVFGGITTDQSAMVIPMDDHMVHRGHGVFDTAAIVDGCLYELEQHLDRFLGSAKQAKINPPFDKQTIKTILVQTVSASSCRNGSLRYWLSSGPGDFQLSPTGCHQSTLYAIVIQDQSPPNYSGIKVITSSIPIKPPQFAIMKSVNYLPNVLSKMEAEENGAYAAIWLDQQGFVAEGPSMNVAFVTHENELLMPRFEKILSGCTAKRVLELAGNLVKEEKVRGIKVRDVTVEEGKRAQEMMLIGSGVLVRPVLQWDNQVIGKGKAGVVTVSLRKLILEDMKSGPSTIRTAVPYV